The Streptomyces tubercidicus DNA segment CAGATCCGGTGACTGGAGCATGGCCTCCTGGAGGGTGACGGCCACCTGGCGCTCACGGGTGTGGGCCTGGCGCAGCTCCTCGTTCAGCCGCTGCAGCTCACGCGCCCTGGCGTACAGCTCGGCCTCCAGAGCTTCGCGCTCGGTCAGCTGCCCGGTCGGCGGACGGTTGCTCCCCGCACGGGCCTGGATGAACGCGGTCACATCCTCGACCCGGTGAATGATCCATGCCACCGTCCCGTCCTGCCCGAGAATCGGCGTATTGACCGGGGACCACCAGCGCTCCTCGAACGCCCCGGGCCGGCCCATGACAGGGATGTCGTACTTCTGCAGAGCCATGGTGTCGGGCTCACGCGAGGTCAGGACCCGGTGCAGCGAGGCATCCAGATTCCGTACGCCATCGGCCTCGGGATCGGCGGGGTTGTCCGGGAAGGCGTCGAAGATATGCCGTCCGATCAGGTCCTGTCTGGTTCGCTGGGTCGCGTCCAGGTAGGCCCGGTTGACTTCCACGATCACCAGGTCCGGCCCCAGCACCAGGTAGGGGCTCGGCGTGGCGACGAACAGTGCCGCGTAATCCATCCCTGACATCGCCGCCGTCTCCCTGTCCTTCTCCGTGCCGCCGGCTCCGCCCCTTCACGCTACGGTCCGTCCGCCACACCCGCCCGCCCAGCGCCCGCCCCGTCAGCGCCCCGCCCTGCTCGGGTGGACGCCGCTGGCCCCGCTCACGGATGCCAGGCCCCCTCTGCCGCACCACCTCCACCATCCGGCTGCGCGGTCGGCTCTCTCATGTCGCGGATCGCTCCCTTTCGGAGTGGAGTGGTAGATGCACGGACCACAGCCGGTGGATGCCCCTCGGCTGTGGGGTGGCCGACATTCGGCACACGCAAGACGCCTCACTTGATCAAGGAGCGGCATCATGCCGGCAGGTTCGGACAAGAAGCGTGAGCGGCAGTACGAGCACATCAAGGCGAACGCGCTGGAGCACGGTGTATCGGAGAAGCGCGCCAAGGAAATCGCCGCACGCACGGTGAACAAGGAACGCGCCCGCGCCGGGGAGGCGAGGTCCGCCGGCAAGGCCTCCACCCGCGACCCCAAATCCGCCCCCCAGCGCGGCGGCGAACGCTCCCACAGCGGTCCTCAAGGCCCCACGAAGGACCAGCTGTACGCGGAGGCCCAGCGGAAGAACATCGACGGCCGCTCCCACATGAACAAGGAAGAGCTCCGCAGGGCTCTCGGGCGTTAGGCGTGTTGTCCGGACAGGTTGGTGACGCCCCGCCCAAATGCCGTACTTCTCGGGCAGGTACACCCACTAGTCGAGATGCAGGAGCAGGAGTAGCGCTCCCACCACCAGGATGGGAAGCCCAAGGGCACGGATGAACCCGGGCCGTGCGTTCAGTGTCGGAACGTACGGAGTCTCAAGGCGCCCATGGCTCCACTGCATTTCGCGGCGCCGGTCAGCCGCCTTGCTCTGCACCTGCTCACATCTGCGCCGTATGAATCCGCCGATGTCGAACAGCACGCCGGCGCCAATCATCACAAACAGAACCGCAAGACCCATAGCCATAGGGCCAGCCTATGAGGTGGGTGAGTCCCGTCGGACTACGGTGGTGGTGGCCAGGGGGAGTGACGAACTACTCGGCGCCTCCTGGCCATCTGGCATAGGAGCCAGCGGCCAGGAACCTTCCTCTCCCTTCGGGCTCGGGCCGTTCCTCACCGGGTCTTCTTCCGGTCGAACCAGATCGTCGCAAACGTCGGCGCGAGCCCTGCCCAGAACAGAATCTGCGGCAACGTCCTTTCCTCCCAGGGTATTTGGGCGATCAGCAGTGCGCACAGCATGGCCCAGGCCGCCTGGGCCAGCACTATGCGGGGCCACCGGCGGCGGCGTATAAGTGACCGCACATTGAGCTGGACGCCGGCGCGCCGGCGCCGGTAGCGCAGCAGGGCGCCGACGATCCAGATGGCGGTTGCCACCACGAGGTACCAGAGGCGCTGGCCGAGTGGCAGCGGCAAATCCCGCTGCACCTTGCCCGCGACGGCGAACAGGTCCATCCCCGACCCGGCGAAGGCGACACAGAGCAGGGCCAGCCACCGCACCCCGCGCAGCATGCGGTACGTGGCTTGGTCGAGGCCACGCTGCATCTCGGCGGAGTCCGGTGCGGCGGCAAGCCCGGTGGCGTAAAGGTCGGCGGCCCGCGCGGCCTTGACGCCCGGGGCCTGGGCGGCCTTCGTGGTCTGCCGAGCCAGGGCCTCTGTGTGGGTGGGGTCGAGCCGGAGGATGGCGTGGTCGAGCTGGTCGGCGAGGGTGGTGTTGAGCGAGAAGGTGGCGACCTGGTGGGCGATTTCGTGGGCGTAGATCTCCTCGGGGCCCAGCCGCAGCGCCTCCGCTGCCAGGTCGGCCGCCTCGCGGAGGACATCGGCGCGCTCGTGGGGCGGGGGGAATCTGGAGCCGTTCGCCTGGACGTAACGGACCAACGACATGCGGCAAACGGCGTCCGCGAGCATCGTATAGCCGTACCAGTGGTGCGGGTCGGCCCGGACCGCTTCGCGCAGTACGGGCTCGGCCGCGCGCCATGCCCTGTCGGGTATGCGGGTCAGTGCCTTGGCGCGCAGGATGAGTGCGAAGAAGTCCTCGGGAGCCAGCTTGAGTGCCTCGTCAGCCGCGTGAAGGGCTTGTTCGGGCTGCTCCGTTTTCAGGTGGCAGTGGCCGATCTCGATCCAGGCACGCCGGTCGTCGGGGTTTTCGGCGAGGTGCTGCGCCAGCACAGCCCTGGCCTGCTCGTAGCGTTCAAATTCGAAGAGGGCCTGGGCCTGCTCGACGGCCGAGTTCAGTTCGGTCACAGCTTCCGCTTCTTCTTCAGGTAGGCCACCAGGTCGTCGTACATCCCGCCGTCGTTCGCGTACATCGCCACGTTGCGTGCGGACGCGAACCACGGCTCCGTCGAGGGACCGATCTGCCCCGCCGCGGCCAGCAGGTCCTTCATCCCGATCAGGCGTACGGTCCCGGTCCGGGCCGAATCCAGCAGCGCCTGCTCGGCCGCGGCCTCGCACACATGGGCCAGGTCGGCGCCGGACAGGCCGTCGGTGGCCTTGACGAGCTTGCCGAGGTCGACGTTCTCGATGGGCCGCTCCCGCAGGTGGTAGCGGAGAATCGCCTCCCGGGCCGGCCCGTCGGGTGGCAGCACCAGCAAGGTCCGGTCCAGCCGGCCGGGGCGGCGCAGCGCGATGTCCACGTCCCAGGGCACATTGGTCGCGGCGAGCACGAACACGCCCTCGTTCGCCTCCGCCTCGACGCCGTCCAGCTCGGTCAGCAACTGGTTGACGGTGTTGCGCATCCCCGCGCTCTGGGTGCGGCTGCGCTTTCCGCCGAGCGCGTCCAGTTCGTCCAGGAAGACCACGCACGGGGCCTGGCGGCGGGCCGTCTGGAAGAGTTCGTGCATATTGCGCTCGGAGTTGCCCATCCACATGTCGAGTACGTCGTTGACCGACACGGACAGGAAGTTCGCCCCGAGCTCACCGGCGACCGCGCGGGCGATGAAGGTCTTGCCACAGCCCGGCGGCCCGTACAGCAGGAGACCGCCGCGAAGACTCTTGCCGTACAGACGGCGCAGCTCCGGATTGCGCAACGGCGCCAGAAAGGCCGCCTCCAGCCGCTCCTTGACCTCTTGCATGCCGCCCACATCGGCGAGGCGGACGGCCCCGGGCCGCTCCACATCCCAGGCGGCAACGCCCTCAGGGTCGCCGCTGCCGTCGACGGTCAGCGGCGCTTCCACGAAACGGGGTGGCACGACATCACCGACCTGGTCCTCGGCGGCCTTCCAGTTGAAACCCGGGCCCGAGGCGGGGGCGGACGCCGGGGCCTGTCCGGCCGCGGGGTCCTGCGGCGGTCCGGCCACAGAGTTCGGAGGCCGGCCGGGCACCGGGGGCTGCGGCGGCGAGGGAAGCGCCGCTTCGTCGGAGATGTTTGTCGGCGTACCTGCCAGGGCCCGGACCATCAACTCGCGTGCCTGGGCGTCACCGGGCGCGTGCTGCAAGGCCACGGAGACCTCCCCCACCGCGGCGTCACCGTGCCCCGCGGACAGCAGCAACTCGGCGAGGTGAAGCCGCAGTGGCACGTCATCGGGCGCCGCCGCAACGGCCTTGCGCATGCTCTGTATAAGGGGGGATTCCGCCGACATGACCCACACTTTACGGAGCCGAAGTGGGCGACTTGCGGGCGCCCTTGGTGTGCCCGGCACTGGTTTGGGTCGTGCTGCCGTCACGGGGGCGTCGGGGAAGCACAATGGACGGTAGGGCTGGAAGCCACGGGGTTCGGTTTCGGGCCTGA contains these protein-coding regions:
- a CDS encoding ATP-binding protein; this translates as MSAESPLIQSMRKAVAAAPDDVPLRLHLAELLLSAGHGDAAVGEVSVALQHAPGDAQARELMVRALAGTPTNISDEAALPSPPQPPVPGRPPNSVAGPPQDPAAGQAPASAPASGPGFNWKAAEDQVGDVVPPRFVEAPLTVDGSGDPEGVAAWDVERPGAVRLADVGGMQEVKERLEAAFLAPLRNPELRRLYGKSLRGGLLLYGPPGCGKTFIARAVAGELGANFLSVSVNDVLDMWMGNSERNMHELFQTARRQAPCVVFLDELDALGGKRSRTQSAGMRNTVNQLLTELDGVEAEANEGVFVLAATNVPWDVDIALRRPGRLDRTLLVLPPDGPAREAILRYHLRERPIENVDLGKLVKATDGLSGADLAHVCEAAAEQALLDSARTGTVRLIGMKDLLAAAGQIGPSTEPWFASARNVAMYANDGGMYDDLVAYLKKKRKL
- a CDS encoding plasmid stabilization protein, which gives rise to MPAGSDKKRERQYEHIKANALEHGVSEKRAKEIAARTVNKERARAGEARSAGKASTRDPKSAPQRGGERSHSGPQGPTKDQLYAEAQRKNIDGRSHMNKEELRRALGR
- a CDS encoding tetratricopeptide repeat protein, with translation MTELNSAVEQAQALFEFERYEQARAVLAQHLAENPDDRRAWIEIGHCHLKTEQPEQALHAADEALKLAPEDFFALILRAKALTRIPDRAWRAAEPVLREAVRADPHHWYGYTMLADAVCRMSLVRYVQANGSRFPPPHERADVLREAADLAAEALRLGPEEIYAHEIAHQVATFSLNTTLADQLDHAILRLDPTHTEALARQTTKAAQAPGVKAARAADLYATGLAAAPDSAEMQRGLDQATYRMLRGVRWLALLCVAFAGSGMDLFAVAGKVQRDLPLPLGQRLWYLVVATAIWIVGALLRYRRRRAGVQLNVRSLIRRRRWPRIVLAQAAWAMLCALLIAQIPWEERTLPQILFWAGLAPTFATIWFDRKKTR